The following proteins are co-located in the Helicobacter acinonychis genome:
- the tnpA gene encoding IS200/IS605 family transposase, whose product MVWCPKYRRKVLVGAVGIRLKEIIQEVAKGLRVGIIEMQTDKDHIHILAGIDPSFGVMEFIKTAKGRSSKILRQESTHLRTKLSALWTHSCFTTAGGVPLNGVKQYIENQQNSNRPKQKEKWKNHVDSLQTKALH is encoded by the coding sequence ATCGTGTGGTGTCCTAAATACAGACGCAAGGTGTTAGTGGGAGCTGTGGGAATAAGATTGAAAGAAATTATTCAAGAAGTGGCTAAAGGATTAAGAGTGGGAATCATAGAAATGCAAACAGATAAAGACCATATCCACATTTTAGCGGGCATTGATCCAAGTTTTGGAGTGATGGAATTCATTAAAACCGCTAAAGGTCGCAGCAGTAAGATATTAAGACAAGAATCCACCCACTTAAGAACAAAACTATCCGCTTTATGGACTCATTCTTGTTTCACAACAGCGGGAGGTGTGCCTTTGAATGGTGTTAAACAATACATTGAAAACCAACAAAATAGCAACCGCCCTAAGCAAAAAGAAAAATGGAAAAACCATGTTGATAGCCTACAAACAAAAGCTCTACACTAA
- the queC gene encoding 7-cyano-7-deazaguanine synthase QueC, whose amino-acid sequence MGQEICVISFSGGQDSTTLAIWAAKRFKKVYLVGFDYAQKHSVELECAQKIASLLKLPYEIIQLDFLENITHSALFKNSNDLIGHSHVQNKDLPNSFVPNRNAIFITLLHSYAQKLGANNIALGVSQADFSGYPDCKEDFIKSIEHALNLGSNTTIKIVTPLMFLSKAQEFQMAKDLGALDLIIKETHTCYQGERKILHAYGYGCGECLACQLRKKGYEEFQARF is encoded by the coding sequence ATGGGACAAGAAATTTGTGTGATTAGTTTTAGTGGCGGACAAGATAGCACCACCTTGGCCATATGGGCGGCAAAGCGTTTTAAAAAAGTCTATTTAGTAGGGTTTGATTACGCGCAAAAACACTCTGTGGAATTAGAATGCGCTCAAAAAATCGCTTCTCTTTTAAAACTCCCCTATGAAATCATTCAACTAGATTTTTTAGAAAATATCACCCACTCTGCACTTTTTAAAAACTCTAACGATTTAATAGGGCATTCACATGTGCAAAACAAAGATTTACCCAATTCTTTTGTGCCTAATCGTAACGCAATTTTTATCACCCTTTTGCATTCTTATGCACAAAAACTAGGGGCTAATAACATCGCTTTAGGGGTTTCACAAGCGGATTTTAGCGGCTATCCGGATTGTAAAGAAGATTTTATTAAAAGCATTGAACATGCATTAAATTTAGGCTCAAACACTACTATTAAGATTGTAACCCCTTTAATGTTTTTAAGTAAAGCACAAGAATTTCAAATGGCTAAAGATTTAGGGGCTTTGGATTTAATCATCAAAGAAACGCACACCTGCTATCAAGGGGAGCGAAAGATTTTGCATGCTTATGGTTATGGCTGTGGGGAATGCCTAGCATGCCAATTAAGAAAAAAAGGCTATGAAGAGTTTCAAGCTAGGTTTTGA
- a CDS encoding MFS transporter, whose translation MNKTLKINILSYYLATILLVIAQSLPHAILTPLLLNKGLSLSQIMIIQATYSLCVLISEYPSGVLADLMNRKILFIVSKLILVCSFFCILWLDSFISMILAWGIYGLSNALESGTIDATLITNIKEQKEDLSTFIAKSHQISFIGLIVGSCLGSFLYLKYGVSMYYISVLLTLLCISVIILFFKDDSSHKLEKNKQFQILKQHVKESFRELRDKPLLKNLILLSLILQIFFQSHFQLWQAYLLNKQITENYLFIFYISFQVIGILIHLCNAKLYNRYITTIMIFLIGLASVLLLSTNILLFVSSYMLSVALFTYIDFIVNYQFSLYVSKEKISSLTSLKSSYSRVISVLILGITSLELLIFSPTIVITIHFMITLILTCVFLHKTKL comes from the coding sequence ATGAATAAAACACTAAAAATAAATATACTATCTTATTATTTAGCAACAATATTGCTTGTTATTGCCCAATCTTTACCTCATGCCATTTTAACACCCTTATTACTCAATAAAGGGCTATCATTAAGTCAAATTATGATTATACAAGCCACCTACAGTTTGTGTGTTCTGATCTCTGAATATCCAAGCGGTGTATTAGCAGATTTAATGAATAGAAAGATACTTTTTATCGTTTCAAAATTGATTTTAGTATGTAGTTTTTTTTGTATCTTATGGTTAGATAGTTTTATCAGCATGATTCTAGCATGGGGTATTTATGGATTATCAAACGCACTAGAATCGGGCACTATTGATGCTACTCTCATTACCAATATTAAAGAGCAAAAAGAAGATTTATCAACATTTATTGCAAAAAGCCACCAAATCAGTTTTATAGGGTTAATAGTTGGAAGTTGCTTGGGTTCGTTTTTATATTTAAAATATGGCGTTTCTATGTATTACATATCAGTATTGCTCACATTACTATGCATCTCGGTTATTATTTTGTTTTTTAAAGATGATTCTTCTCACAAACTAGAAAAAAACAAACAATTTCAAATATTAAAGCAACATGTAAAAGAAAGTTTTAGAGAATTAAGAGACAAACCTCTACTTAAAAATCTGATCCTACTCAGCCTAATCTTACAAATATTCTTTCAAAGCCATTTTCAATTATGGCAAGCCTATTTACTAAACAAACAAATCACAGAAAACTACCTATTTATCTTTTATATTTCATTTCAAGTTATAGGAATCCTTATCCATCTCTGTAACGCCAAATTATATAATAGATATATAACTACTATCATGATTTTTTTAATTGGACTTGCTAGTGTGCTGTTGTTGAGTACGAATATATTACTATTTGTTAGTTCCTATATGCTCAGTGTTGCTTTGTTTACATACATAGACTTTATTGTCAATTATCAATTTTCTCTTTATGTTAGTAAAGAAAAAATCTCATCCCTTACTTCTTTAAAGTCTAGTTATTCACGAGTAATTTCTGTTCTTATTTTAGGTATAACAAGTTTAGAGTTGCTCATATTTTCTCCAACTATAGTTATCACTATACATTTTATGATTACACTTATTTTAACATGCGTATTTTTGCATAAAACAAAACTTTAA